A window of Acidobacteriota bacterium genomic DNA:
CAACGCCGCCTCCAGCACCACCAACCGCCCACCGGGCTCCAGCGTTCTCGCGAGCTGCGACAGGGCGGCATCCAGATCCACCACATTGCGCAAGCCGAAGGACACCGTCGCCCCGGCGAAGCGACCGTCGCCGAAGGGCAAGGCCAGGGCGTCCGCCGCCAGCGGCCAGGGTCCCGGCCCGGCGAGAGCGGCGAACTTGGGGCGCGACAGAGCGAGCATCGGAAGACAGAAGTCCGCCGCCGCCACCCGCGCGCCGCGCCGCCCGGTGGTCACCGCCTGATCGCCGGTACCGCTGCAAAGATCGAGAATCCGCTCGCCCGCGCGCGGCGCCAGGCTCCGCGTCGCCCGCCGCCGCCAGACGAAGTCGAGGGCACCGCTCATCAGGTGATTGAGCAGGTCGTAGCGCGGCGCGACGCCGGCGAACATGTCTTGGACCGCCCGCGGACTCTTGTCGACGGTCGGTGTGGCGGCGGAATCGGTCATCGTGGGGATCGGGTCGAAAGCGCCCGAGCCGGGTCAATCGATGGCGTAGTCCGGCCCGCCCATCAGCGCGAGCATCACCGACTTCTGCACGTGCAGGCGGTTCTCGGCCTGGTCGAAGATGCGGCTCTGCGGGCCGTCCGCCACCTCCGCCGACACCTCTTCGCCGCGGTGCGCCGGCAGGCAGTGGAGGAACACCGCCTTCGGGTCGGCCTGGGCCATCAGTGCGGCATCCACCTCGAAGCCTTCGAAGGCGCGCAGGCGCTCGGTCTGCTCCTCCTCCT
This region includes:
- a CDS encoding ubiquinone/menaquinone biosynthesis methyltransferase — encoded protein: MTDSAATPTVDKSPRAVQDMFAGVAPRYDLLNHLMSGALDFVWRRRATRSLAPRAGERILDLCSGTGDQAVTTGRRGARVAAADFCLPMLALSRPKFAALAGPGPWPLAADALALPFGDGRFAGATVSFGLRNVVDLDAALSQLARTLEPGGRLVVLEAALPDNRLLRRLYLLYFLRVLPWLGRLVSPRASAYRYFPDSVLGFPQRQEFLDRMAAAGFENLTWKDQAGGTVCLYRGTKGER